Within Vigna unguiculata cultivar IT97K-499-35 chromosome 2, ASM411807v1, whole genome shotgun sequence, the genomic segment cttaaatattaatattagtagcTTCTTAAATTTGTACATGTTAaaccattaaatattttatttttataataaatctaaataatgactttaaaaaactaatttaataaaaaaaaacaacgtGATGGTTAGAAAATGTCCGGGAGTTAAATCAATTATCTTAAATACATGTGTTTCctaataataaatcaattataactttacaatattttgtattttaatttaaatttattttaactttaacttttttttttaaaatttaattttggtttaattagcCAGATGATACCACTCTTTTAtatatgtgtcagtttggtaatCAGTGGCAGAGCCACATAGGAGCGGGTGAGAGCCACGACCCcccaacttttttattttttttttaagttttatgtatttaaaattttttaaattgtatatttttaatttttttaaattatgtgtatcattttaaattagatagtAATATactgaaaattaataaaaaaaattaagtattttttttataaagtaaatcatttaattttaataaatagtacaatataaaattaaatataataaaaaaaaattgttgagatcatttttattttttttcacattattttttatgttttttcacatGTTGTACTCATTTCTTACTTTTACCTAATTTCTTTTGTTAccgaaaaaaaatgtttaacagaaaatcattatttttgtcctcatcttTCTCATATCTTCTCTTAttcttaaaggaaaaaaaaattcttttgtcTCACTAGTGCAatacttgtttaatatttagccctattttttttttatctcattacccttttgtatattcattttttatgaaaagagaaaagcaaataatgtattatgtgattttttatagagGATTTTTAAgtgtaacttgattatcataattatttttagtaattatgtctctcaagttttgattaaattataataaattatttttttagtcttaaacttgttttatagataagtatattgataaaaagaattaaagaataaatttattttttaaaaattgataaaaaagaagtgaagatgagaacaaaatcttgtgatgacttttgaatcGATATATGCATATtagtaaaatagaaaatcaatattttgcagataatatgattatttatattgaaaataaaaatagctaAAAGATGtagttatgattcaattatttgataagttcaagaatatgaaaaaaatgaatgataacaatattatttagatatatgtattttttgttataattatagctatattaaattacaaattaatttttcctgaattagtgacaaaaatcttaaatatataaattaagtatattattttggttcccCCAGAAATTTTGGCCAAGATCTGTCAGTGTTGGTAACCGTTATTTAAAATGTGTCAATCAAATCACAAccttttgaatataaatatcaatacttaatcttttaagtcattttaaatatcaatattgttcaagacattaataatttgtttattgtttCTGAAAAGAACCTAATTAATGTATTTTCTCAAAGGTAGCTCCATCCAACTAATCAAATCTTTAagtttacattaaattattttaaaaaaatatttaatcaactactctctaaatatattaatatactaccaaatttattttatcacgtaacctttttctcacttttcaCTCTCTTCTTTCTCAATTTAAACGATCTCACTTCTCACTCTAtttcaccattttttttatctttcccAACCCATTAGTCCAAACAAAATATTAGGTTAATAATCTTAAACTAtgaaaaaattcatataatattgataattaGGCTTACCAGATaggttaataaataatattatgaaattagtAATACTAAATGAGGAGTAATAAAAGTCTtgtaaatgtaattatttatacCTCTAAATTGAAAGACGATAAAAGTACTAccagtaaaaataaataatatttaaatactttattcgattatttaaaaaaaaaaacgtctCTGCTTACTCCATTAGCATCATTTGATGGAACAACAActccaaatatattttatcaattaaataaccAATTTGAACATTTGAATAATATAACGAGTAAactaaataaattgaaaaaaaaaaacttaataacaATTGTTTGGACCTTCCCATGTTAACAATGAGATATACCAAAACTCTTTAAGATGTCAAATAAAAACCATCAAGTGGATATGTAAACTTAGCAATTTCAGGACAATTGTTTCATACATGTGTTTAGGTTTTAAATTGTCCATTAGATCAATCCACTCGTCAAACAAGTGGAATCATTaccaaaagataattttttgctatattttaaattataaaaatgattcaCCCAGGAATACCTCTTTTTAGTTGTCATAAATACCTAATTTCTCAAACCTAAATCATTTTAACTTTGCTTTTAGAGAGACATATTCATAGGCCCATTCCATACCCACAAATCTAACAAATACAAGCAATCATTACTCTTAAGCCAAATCAGAATAATAGTGATAAATgatttaatagtaaaaaaaaatgaattaataaaatatcaaggGACCACCACAATTCCGTATTGAATATTCTTTGATAGAGATGGGAAACTTCATTCATGATgcatgaaaaggaaaatagatttatttataTCGAAATAAATGAAAGTCCTTTTTATAGCGAAAAGAAAGACCAGTGAAATTGAGTGCATGAAGGAGAGAAAAGGGTaagtaattatcaattaaatattcttACGGGTTAAGACTGAAGACAGttaagtgagtgaatttagaataaaataacgAAGCAACCAACCACCATTCCAATTTCCTTTTATCGTTTCTCACCATCCACACGCAACTATAGTGGGGGCATTGCATATTCAATATTCTGGTGACTCAGAAATTCAACCATCGATTCTTCTTCAAATAGCGAGAGGAAAGGTAGGTTTGATGGTGCGTTAGCTAGCTCATGAAATTAATTGTCATTTTCTTTCATCTCAACTAATTCTTGTGATCATATAACAGATCAAGCTCAGAAACAGAGCTCACAATTGAATTGGTGTGTTGGTGATCGAGGATGAAGCAGAGAAAGGAAGAATCAGAAGGTGATGTTTATGAATCAATGGCGGAGGTGGTTCCTAGGTCACCGGTtccgccgccgccgccaccTCCACTTCCGAAATTCTCAAAACCGAAGCCAGAAGAGAGTGTAACAAACCGAGAAATTGCCAAGTTTTGGAGGCAAAAGAGGATCGAGGAAGAGGACCACCTCCTTGCTGCTATCAAAGCTGCTGCTAGACTCCGTGCACGCAATCTCACGgtagttattaattatatcatttatGTTTCATCAATTCAGAGTTTACGTGCAAAACACTATATTCAATATGAATCAAGCATTTACTAATTAACATTTAACCATTATTAATTCATTCCTCTATCATGAGTGATGTATAGGTTAACTGGCCTTGTTGttccacaaaaaaaaatgtttgtttgaGGAGTTGATTAATTATGTGTTATGTATGTGATATTATTGTGATTCTTCGTTTTGCATAATTTTATTCTGTGATTAATGTCTTACAGGAGCAAGATTATCAGAGATTCGAGTTGTCCCTGAACACCGATAGTGACCACGATGAAACCGAGAAAGAGACTGTGAAATGGAAAGCAGAGACAAATGTTCATAGCAAAGTTGCTAAGGAGCAAGAAGTGCGCGTTGGAATCAAGGATTGGTCagtatatttaatttgtattaatatttataatttataatacatgtaatgtgtaaataatttatttttttcagaagAAGTAGTGTAgtcaatgaaaatttaattataacaaaataagttaaagcataaaaaaattatataagtatatttaacattttcaatattaaaaataaatttaataatgtgatactcttttaatgaaaatttgtaaatatttcacttattttttttatattatggtTGTTTAAAGTTTTATACTTAAGTATTATAAttgaagaatttgaaaattttggttaaaattaagagaaaaactCTGATTTGACAATTAATCAGACTTTATTACCAAAATGCCTGGATTAATTATTCTTCTTTCAGGGgactttttttcaaaagtaattCATAGAAAATAAATGGTTCAACAAAACAGTAGTTAAGAAAAACAGAAGAAATATTTGAGTCCTCTCAACTGTAGAAGAACTTTTTATTCTACAAGGTCCCCTGCTATTCCAGATAGATGCAGCAAGTTGCAGTTTCTATTCAATCGTTGACGTGACACAAAAAAGTTTAAAGCACATACATAATTGATAATTTCGGTTGAATTTTAGGCATCTTATAATTACAACTacgaaatatttttatttttatttttttaaattattttccttctaatatttttgttacaaAACTTAAATATGAAGCCTTAATAAGTCAAATTCAATTGGAGTTAAAAGGAAGTAATGTTGATTTTAGGATAAATATGACTGATTGGACAAAATAATGTATCTAGACTAGAAAAATTGCGTCACACTTTGGATTTCCATTGGTATGATCCCACgatataatttatgatattacTAGCTCTAAACAAAATCATAGTTAATGATATTACCaagtttttattttcctaattttttaatttataaatcatttatttaatattagagAATATGATAATTTGTTGTGACGCGTGCAGGTGGACAAAAAGCAAATATGCGTATTTGAATCAACCGGCCATAGATTCCATGGATCTTCCTAAGAAACGAAGCTCTACCTATGTTCCCAATTTTCTCTCTTACAAGCCCAAGCCTTTGTATGCTTCTGCTATTGGTGTCTTTTAAGCCACATTGCATGCAGTTTGTTGATTAATAATTATCTAAAATTGCTGGTAGTTCCCACGTCCTTGTTtcatttgtcaattttattttattttatttttttgtgggGGAACCCTTGTCCAGTGTTTGGTTTGTCATTCAAATGTGTGTCCTTGTCCTTTTATGTACAGTGCTTGACATGTTAAACAACATGTCACTGTTTTGTAATTTCTATTATCATCTATTGTTCCGTCTGGTTAATTATATGTGTCAGTGATAGAATTGCTGAATGAATATTGAAACTCTTGTTACATATACGTTATATTTTACAGGACAATGCCTTCTAAAGTAAttgaaccaccaagtaaaataATACTcagtaaaacatatttaataattataaatttaattttttttttatcatgccATGCTTTTGTGCTGCATTCCACAAATATGAGatcaaatatttgtaaattgtgATATCATGATAGCAGATAATAATATAGAACCGGTAAACTTTGTTACGGTAAGCTATAATTTAGTAGTatatttaagggttaaatatgtttttggttctttaactttcagtaaaatttgaatttagtttttctttaaatttttgaatcaatttagtctttcatatctagaaatacatggatttagttcttttaactcaattttgttcaatttatatgatgtttaaaacgcattaaaatattatatttaagttgtttatacggtttgacatatttttggatttaatgttaagtcaaatactattattaaacgcgtttgaaacgtcaaataaacttaacaaaatttgattaaaatgactaaatccacgtagtTCAAACtatgaatgattaaattggtctaaagttttgaagagagactaatttcaaatttcaataaaagttaagggatcaaaaacatatttaagtctatatttaataaatatatgaaatctTTAACATACtttctaataatttaaaacaattttatttacctcatatatatatatatatatatatatgtaaataatttattttcttagaatTTACTCACATATAAAAGTACGATGtcacaacaaaaatttaataatttgaagaATGAACTATTACCTTAAAAACTttgataatacaaaaaaaaatgtaatatcaAGTTATAACATTAAATTCGTATTTCATGTTTCCATTTGTCATGTCATGTTTCCATCTTGTAACTTTTGCCATGTTTTATTTGTCACATTAGCATTGTTGTCTTCCAACGGGTGAATTGGTAAAATTCGTTTAAATCTTACACTTACTTGATACAATGTATTGAGAAAAATTGATAACATAATTCATGAAATGTATAAAGTTGAGTggtaaaatgtataattaaaccTAACATATAAGTATTTacatttaatatgtatatatagcaAAATAATCTACACAAGTTCTAAACATACATTCTTTAAAAAGGTAaaactcatttaaaaaaataatagcttCATTTGactgtaaaataatttttttatcagaatattataaataaatataatagagTATTTatgggtaatatatatatatatatatatatatatatatatatatatataaagtgagTTTTAAACCTAACTTAATTTCACAAAACAGGATTGcgcccacttatatattgtgaatttgtcttatctctaatcgatgtgagacttcaAACATATAGTGTCCCTCTTCATAAAgggtgaaaataataaaaaaacaatgaatCATATCAAAATAACAACCTTCGTCACAGACAAGTAATACTATAAATCTACACAACATGAGTCATTATCCATCTTTGATACATAAGTTTAACCAAACAGAAACCTTGGTTACACGTATGGATGGCAATGCGGGCCGACTCGGCCTGACCCGCATAAGGCTCGCACATCGCGGGCTGGCCCGCCTTGCCCCGTACAATTTATGTGGGCTGCAATCACTGGCTCGCCCCGCACATCACTTGGCTCGCTGCCCGCAGGCTGGCccgcttttttattttttaaaaatttttatgataaaactttcaatgtttaaaaattggtaaacttttaagaaattcacaaaattaagtaaagactttagggagttggatgataaattgataattcaacagtttcatcatattcatattcatactatggcatacacaatgtattctttaaattttagcacattaaaaaatatataatacttgtcttttctaGTTATACAAGGATTTGAACGTTAATGTaagagtccataaaaaaagtaactaacaTACAcaagtgaaaaaagaaattatatggGTCGCGGGCCAGCCTGCACGGGCTGAGCTATTACGGGTTCACTATCCTGCCCCACCCCACGTTTTTTTCGCGGGCCGGCGGGTCAACTCGACGGGCCAAACCCATATTATCATCCCTAGTTACACTAGTGTTCTATATGATAAATGAAGTTTATCCAAATCAGAGTTTTCTTCCAATACTCCTAGCATAAAAATCTAAACCCCAACttcttgatgtataaatttttcCTTCGATGAAGAATCTTAGTTTTTTCAATGCTTGCATATATTCCCTTCATACATTGAAAACTCTATTATATGGTATTCTAGTGTCCATATAATGGTACTTATTTCCTTTGCTTAGCCAAATCAAAATATGATCACCATAAACACTTAATGCACATTGAAGTTAGCAGTTCATAAAGAATTTAAGCACGCACGAGGACAAATATATCAATCATTATAAGAATATTTAACATTAGAAATTTTACGTTTTATCCAAGTTCATGCATTCGCTTGGGTTAAACTAAAAATTTCTTCTTAGTCTCCCTTCCTGTTATTGAAGAAGACGTCATTCGTTTGGTTTTAGACTTCTATGATGATTATTAACTACATCCATTTCCATATGACATTTCACTTATTATTCGTATTAAGGATATggaaattgtaaaataatatgtttattgtatttaagaaaatggtatatttttaatatttttgaaatgatATATCCTTTTTAGTCTAAtgaattcttatattatttattattagtaaaatCTTTTTTACTTGTAAAATGACCATCTTTTGATTTAACCAAATACTTGATAAACTTTTACTTTATCACGTGTTTTATGGAATTTTAGTAGTAAAGGTCGTAACTATGTGATAAtagttttgt encodes:
- the LOC114169146 gene encoding uncharacterized protein LOC114169146; the encoded protein is MKQRKEESEGDVYESMAEVVPRSPVPPPPPPPLPKFSKPKPEESVTNREIAKFWRQKRIEEEDHLLAAIKAAARLRARNLTEQDYQRFELSLNTDSDHDETEKETVKWKAETNVHSKVAKEQEVRVGIKDWWTKSKYAYLNQPAIDSMDLPKKRSSTYVPNFLSYKPKPLYASAIGVF